One window of Ziziphus jujuba cultivar Dongzao chromosome 5, ASM3175591v1 genomic DNA carries:
- the LOC107416074 gene encoding uncharacterized protein At1g76660 produces the protein MGSEQNRFPQQERERRKRWGGCWSALSCFGTQKGGKRIVPASRIPEGNASAAQPNGPQAVGLTNQGTALAPSLLAPPSSPASFTNSALPSTVQSPSCFLSLSANSPGGPSSTMFATGPYAHETQLVSPPVFSTFTTEPSTAPLTPPPELAHLTTPSSPDVPFAHFLSSSVDLKSTDKSNYIAVNDLHSTYSLYPGSPPSSIISPISRTSNECSSSSFPEREFPTQWDSSVSPKNGKYPRNDSGRLFEHDATGGPMTSQDSNFFCPATFAQFYVDNPPFPHAGGRLSVSKDSDAYSTGGNGHQNRHSKSPKQDVEEIEAYRASFGFSADEIITTSQYVEISDVMEDSFTMTPFTSNKLPMDESIEPASISGLKAIKTQTSAQSQKSLESELDLIDGGRCCEVPALSNGFEDHKSWKPPGDISGSSTPGNRILTDEDDIFSKVGSSRMSKKYQLGLSCSDAEIDYRSGRSVKEGKGDFKWHE, from the exons ATGGGCTCGGAGCAAAACAGATTCCCTCAGCAGGAACGCGAGCGG CGAAAAAGATGGGGTGGATGTTGGAGTGCATTGTCTTGTTTTGGTACACAAAAAGGTGGAAAGCGAATTGTACCTGCATCTCGAATTCCTGAGGGGAATGCATCAGCGGCGCAGCCAAATGGACCCCAAGCAGTTGGGTTGACCAACCAAGGCACAGCACTAGCTCCATCACTTTTGGCTCCGCCTTCTTCACCGGCATCATTTACAAATTCTGCACTTCCGTCAACAGTGCAGTCACCTAGTTGTTTCTTGTCTTTATCTGCCAACTCACCTGGAGGTCCTTCATCAACCATGTTTGCCACTGGGCCATATGCCCATGAAACACAACTGGTTTCCCCTCCTGTCTTCTCAACCTTCACAACTGAGCCATCCACTGCTCCTCTCACTCCCCCACCAGAGCTAGCTCACCTAACTACACCCTCTTCCCCAGATGTGCCTTTTGCTCACTTCCTTTCATCTTCAGTGGATCTTAAAAGCACAGACAAGAGCAACTATATTGCTGTAAATGATCTTCATTCAACATATTCTCTATATCCTGGAAGTCCTCCCAGTAGTATCATATCGCCAATTTCAAGGACGTCAAATGAAtgttcatcatcatcttttcCTGAGCGTGAGTTTCCAACACAATGGGATTCCTCAGTTTCTCCCAAAAATGGCAAATATCCAAGGAATGATTCTGGCAGACTATTCGAGCATGATGCAACTGGTGGCCCTATGACATCTCAAGATTCAAATTTCTTCTGCCCTGCCACATTTGCACAGTTCTATGTGGATAATCCACCATTTCCTCATGCTGGTGGGAGGTTAAGTGTTTCCAAGGATTCAGATGCTTACTCTACTGGTGGAAATGGACATCAGAATAGGCACAGTAAAAGTCCCAAGCAAGATGTGGAAGAAATAGAAGCTTACAGAGCATCGTTTGGGTTCAGTGCTGATGAAATTATCACCACATCACAGTATGTGGAAATTTCTGATGTCATGGAGGACTCATTTACCATGACACCATTTACCTCTAATAAATTGCCAATGGATGAAAGTATAGAACCAGCATCAATCAGTGGACTGAAAGCAATAAAAACACAGACAAGTGCACAAAGTCAGAAGAGTCTTGAATCAGAGTTGGATCTTATTGATGGGGGTAGATGCTGTGAAGTGCCAGCACTATCCAATGGATTTGAAG ATCATAAATCATGGAAGCCACCTGGTGATATATCTGGATCAAGTACACCTGGAAATAGAATTTTGACCGATGAGGATGACATATTTTCAAAAGTGGGATCATCTAGAATGAGCAAGAAATATCAACTGGGTCTGTCTTGCTCTGATGCAGAAATTGATTATAGAAGTGGTAGAAGCgtaaaagaaggaaaaggagatttCAAATGGCACGAGTAg